A genomic segment from Vicinamibacterales bacterium encodes:
- the secG gene encoding preprotein translocase subunit SecG, which translates to MVFQYAISILYVLVCLVLLMVILLQQGRGGDIASAFGGAGSQTAFGARAGATLLTRITTVAAVLFIVGSIVLGIAWQRGGSSSVLTGKSLPVSAPATPAKK; encoded by the coding sequence GTGGTTTTCCAATACGCTATCAGCATCCTCTACGTCCTCGTCTGTCTCGTGCTCCTGATGGTGATCCTGCTCCAGCAGGGACGCGGCGGTGACATCGCCAGCGCCTTCGGCGGGGCCGGCAGCCAGACGGCGTTTGGTGCCCGGGCTGGCGCGACGCTGCTCACCCGGATCACCACGGTGGCCGCGGTGTTGTTCATCGTCGGGTCGATTGTTCTGGGCATCGCCTGGCAGCGCGGTGGGTCGTCGTCGGTCCTGACGGGCAAGTCGCTCCCGGTGAGCGCGCCCGCGACGCCAGCGAAGAAGTAG